From one bacterium genomic stretch:
- a CDS encoding SBBP repeat-containing protein, whose translation MSEFVLWRSSRAHHIITPQLLLAALILTLLLSPAVSQAESQSSSPSTVQVAAGATGLTANAGSQVDAETEQRVDEWMAGINSGFQPNRGQVANSEGKSADEVLLSANVRGAQVYVTTSGLSHYFLKRIKKGAKQWRPKNAGFSSKEFEWCRLDVDLLGASISLDRMVLEEPLTDIGVTNFYRGHCPDGVVDVTTYAKITFSEVYPGIDWVVLSRSGEAVQHDFIVRPGADPSQIRMEYKGADAIDISDDALRLTIQTPLGTVEEGALYCYQGDRANIVGARYHIEGNIVTPIIEAYDHSQPLTIDPPLVWSTYYGGSNFDGPRSILCDNVNNYLYVVGYSYSNNMPTQNAGGGAFYQGTFFSGTIIDGFVWKFTQGGVRLWATYYGGLGDEINSDAVLDQFQNLYVSGATSATNWPTQVLPGAYNQGSNAGGANDAIIIKFNSLGVRQWASYFGGSGYDWGTSLVSDASGSIYMTGYTQSPDFPLVNPGGGAYFQNTLGAVEDAFVSKFNPLGVLEWSTFLGGPDLDEGHGIASTVGSIYVSGLTKSPSFPTSNPGGGAYFDSTLNGSQDGFISRFSLSGVMLWSTYYGGDSTDWADDPAVDGSGNVFVAGYTESNNFPTLNPGGSTFYQGTPGGELDVTLAKFNNANVRMWATYYGGSDLDFLLGVNGKSITLDPQGRLYVTGLTVSTNFPVFNPGGGSFYQGTNLGGPHDAFIGRFSNTGTMLWSTYWGSDVPDFGCSIAIGNSGCIFATGETIDVGSLFLMNPLFGAYFQSVSGGLDDGYIAKFCQPTGSCCIDFNCFGANSQAECTQMGGQTFYPDQPCSTTACSILCNICGTKYNDLNKNGTQDLGEPGISGWTVQLYYWNGPLFASTTTDSLGNYCFNNIPLRRMDCQRTTSAGLGTDLSVAQCTQL comes from the coding sequence ATGTCCGAATTCGTCCTCTGGCGCTCTTCACGGGCGCACCACATTATAACTCCGCAGTTGCTGCTTGCCGCTCTCATCTTGACACTACTCCTTTCGCCGGCGGTGTCGCAGGCTGAATCTCAATCATCAAGCCCATCGACTGTCCAGGTTGCTGCCGGTGCCACCGGCCTGACGGCAAATGCGGGCTCGCAAGTCGATGCTGAAACTGAACAGCGAGTGGACGAATGGATGGCCGGGATCAACTCCGGATTCCAGCCTAATCGCGGACAAGTCGCAAATTCGGAAGGAAAGTCTGCGGATGAAGTACTCCTGTCAGCCAACGTCCGGGGTGCTCAGGTTTATGTAACGACCAGTGGATTGTCTCATTACTTCTTGAAACGGATCAAGAAGGGCGCGAAACAGTGGCGGCCGAAGAACGCCGGTTTCAGTTCCAAGGAATTCGAATGGTGTCGTCTCGATGTCGACTTGCTCGGCGCTTCAATCTCGCTCGATCGCATGGTATTGGAAGAGCCGCTTACTGACATCGGGGTTACCAACTTCTATCGCGGACATTGTCCCGATGGCGTTGTTGACGTCACGACATACGCCAAGATAACTTTCTCTGAGGTTTATCCCGGCATCGACTGGGTTGTGCTAAGTCGATCCGGCGAAGCTGTTCAACATGACTTCATCGTGCGCCCCGGCGCAGATCCCTCACAAATTCGCATGGAATACAAAGGCGCAGATGCTATCGACATATCCGATGACGCACTGCGATTGACGATTCAAACGCCGCTCGGGACGGTAGAAGAAGGCGCGCTCTATTGCTACCAAGGCGATCGTGCCAATATTGTTGGTGCCCGCTATCACATTGAGGGAAACATCGTCACACCGATCATAGAAGCCTATGATCACAGTCAGCCGCTCACTATTGACCCGCCACTCGTTTGGAGTACTTATTACGGCGGCTCGAACTTCGATGGTCCGCGCTCAATCCTGTGTGATAATGTGAACAACTATCTTTATGTCGTCGGCTACAGTTATTCAAACAACATGCCGACACAAAACGCCGGCGGCGGTGCCTTTTATCAAGGGACGTTCTTTAGCGGCACTATAATAGACGGATTTGTATGGAAATTCACCCAGGGCGGCGTCCGCCTGTGGGCAACCTACTATGGCGGGCTCGGTGACGAGATAAACAGCGACGCTGTGCTTGATCAATTCCAAAACCTTTACGTGAGCGGGGCTACCTCGGCTACAAACTGGCCCACGCAAGTTTTGCCAGGCGCCTACAATCAAGGAAGTAACGCCGGCGGTGCGAATGACGCGATCATCATCAAGTTCAATTCTCTCGGCGTTCGACAGTGGGCATCATACTTTGGCGGCAGCGGCTATGATTGGGGAACGAGCCTTGTGTCCGACGCTTCCGGCTCCATCTATATGACCGGCTACACCCAATCCCCTGACTTTCCTTTGGTCAATCCCGGAGGAGGCGCCTATTTCCAGAATACTCTCGGCGCGGTTGAGGATGCGTTTGTGTCAAAGTTCAATCCCCTCGGCGTGCTCGAATGGTCAACCTTTCTCGGTGGTCCTGACCTTGACGAAGGTCACGGTATCGCGAGTACTGTCGGCTCGATATATGTCAGTGGCCTGACGAAATCACCATCGTTCCCGACTTCTAACCCCGGAGGCGGAGCCTACTTCGACAGTACTCTCAACGGCTCTCAGGATGGCTTCATTTCCCGCTTCAGTCTCTCCGGTGTGATGTTGTGGTCAACCTATTACGGCGGCGACAGCACCGACTGGGCTGATGATCCTGCAGTCGATGGCAGCGGCAACGTATTTGTCGCGGGCTACACCGAGTCCAACAATTTTCCCACGCTCAATCCGGGCGGATCGACCTTCTATCAAGGTACTCCGGGCGGCGAGCTTGACGTAACACTCGCCAAATTCAACAACGCCAACGTCCGCATGTGGGCTACTTATTACGGCGGCAGCGATCTCGATTTTCTCCTTGGTGTCAACGGCAAATCGATAACACTCGACCCGCAGGGGAGACTATATGTCACCGGCTTGACAGTCTCCACGAATTTTCCAGTGTTTAACCCGGGCGGAGGGTCATTCTATCAGGGTACGAACCTTGGCGGTCCTCATGATGCATTCATCGGCAGGTTTAGCAATACCGGAACTATGCTCTGGTCGACATATTGGGGAAGCGATGTTCCCGACTTCGGCTGCAGTATTGCCATCGGTAACTCAGGCTGTATTTTTGCCACCGGCGAGACGATTGACGTCGGATCGCTATTCCTGATGAATCCCCTTTTCGGCGCATATTTTCAATCTGTCTCCGGCGGATTGGATGATGGTTATATTGCCAAGTTTTGTCAACCGACGGGTTCCTGCTGCATCGACTTCAATTGTTTCGGCGCTAACTCGCAGGCCGAGTGCACGCAGATGGGCGGGCAGACGTTCTATCCCGATCAACCTTGTTCGACCACGGCCTGCAGCATACTTTGCAACATCTGCGGTACCAAATACAACGACCTTAACAAAAACGGCACGCAGGATTTGGGCGAACCGGGTATCTCCGGTTGGACGGTTCAACTCTACTATTGGAATGGTCCCCTGTTCGCGTCCACAACTACCGATTCACTCGGCAACTACTGTTTCAATAACATCCCCTTGCGGCGCATGGACTGTCAACGAACAACTTCAGCAGGGCTGGGTACAGACCTATCCGTCGCCCAATGTACACAACTATAA